A genomic region of Trifolium pratense cultivar HEN17-A07 linkage group LG3, ARS_RC_1.1, whole genome shotgun sequence contains the following coding sequences:
- the LOC123918930 gene encoding disease resistance protein RPM1-like isoform X2, producing MAEIAVSLVVDQLLPLLREEAKLLRGVHKEFADIKDELESIQAFLKDADKRAVSAEGEGVKTWVKQVREVAFRIEDIIDDYLIQVGQKPRKPGCVDLVCKIKTMIPRRRIVSEIRDIKSSVREIKERSERYGFQRSLERGSSNDKWHDPRVAALYIEEGEVVGYEVQRERLIDWLIKGRDERTVVSVVGMGGQGKTTLAKKVFDSKNVIGHFDCRVWITVSQSYNVEGLLRDMLLKFYKQKGEDPPKDIFQMDRGSLTDEVRNYLQQKRYVIVFDDVWSVHFWDDIEFAIIDNKNGSKIFITTRNLDVVVSCKKSSFIEVLELQPLTQEQSLELFNKKAFRFDYSGFCPKELVSIAYEIVRKCKGLPLAIVTIGGLLSAKEKNVFEWQRFSENLSFELMKDTHLIGIKEILGLSYDDLPYSLKSCLLYFGIYPEDYEVKSKRVIRQWIAEGFVKEERGKTLEEVAEGYLTELVHRSLVQVSSIRIDGKAKGCRVHDLIRDMILEKFEELNFCNHISEDGQSSLSGTVRRLSITTTSDDFIERIESSHVRSILVFTNKTSNTLAKRIPEKCRWLKVLDYEPTPLFNIPEKFGNLIHLKYLSLGYITAGKIPNSIGMLQNLETLDLKATSVSELPKGISKLRNLRHLIGSGLSLIQLNNGLGEMTSLQTLCYINLGMDGAAEVIKELGKLKKMRELGLLNVRREDYNVLSSSINEMQHLEKLHVKLSSATNDEFIDLNLISPPTKLRKLTLRGRLQKLPEWILELQNLVVLRLKLSCLTKDPMQSLKSLQHLLILSIGVGAYGGSHLYFQDGWFQKLKELDIGSSDELREIIIDKGTLSSLKKLQLYGLPKLKNIPTGIQHLEKLEVLHIRSMQVEYLQHKSPEDWNWIMEHVPLVEISTSDGNIVPNSRR from the exons ATGGCAGAAATTGCAGTGTCTTTAGTTGTAGACCAACTACTTCCACTGTTAAGGGAAGAAGCCAAGTTGTTGAGAGGTGTTCACAAGGAATTTGCAGATATTAAAGATGAACTGGAAAGCATCCAAGCCTTCCTTAAGGATGCGGATAAAAGAGCTGTTTCAGCTGAAGGTGAAGGAGTTAAAACATGGGTGAAGCAAGTTAGAGAAGTAGCTTTTCGCATAGAAGATATCATTGATGATTATTTGATCCAAGTAGGACAGAAGCCTCGTAAACCTGGATGTGTAGATTTAGTCTGTAAGATTAAAACTATGATCCCTCGTCGTCGAATAGTGTCTGAGATTCGAGATATTAAGTCATCTGTGCGTGAGATCAAGGAAAGAAGCGAAAGATATGGCTTTCAACGTTCTTTGGAAAGAGGATCGAGCAATGACAAATGGCATGACCCTCGAGTGGCTGCTCTTTACATTGAGGAAGGTGAAGTTGTTGGTTATGAAGTACAAAGAGAGAGGTTGATTGATTGGTTGATAAAGGGAAGAGATGAACGGACGGTAGTTTCTGTAGTTGGAATGGGAGGGCAAGGAAAAACCACTCTTGCTAAGAAAGTTTTTGACAGCAAGAATGTCATTGGACACTTTGATTGTCGTGTATGGATCACAGTGTCTCAATCGTATAATGTTGAAGGGTTGTTGAGGGACATGTTGCTAAAGTTTTACAAACAAAAAGGAGAAGATCCTCCTAAGGATATTTTTCAAATGGATCGAGGTTCATTAACCGATGAAGTGAGAAACTACTTGCAGCAAAAGAGGTACGTTATCGTGTTTGATGATGTTTGGAGTGTACATTTTTGGGATGATATTGAATTTGCTATAAttgataataaaaatggaaGTAAAATATTTATCACAACAAGGAACCTAGATGTTGTGGTGTCTTGTAAAAAATCTTCTTTCATTGAAGTGCTTGAGTTGCAACCATTAACTCAAGAACAGTCTTTGGAGTTGTTCAATAAGAAGGCATTTAGATTTGACTATAGTGGGTTTTGTCCAAAGGAGCTCGTTTCTATAGCTTATGAAATTGTTAGAAAATGTAAGGGTTTACCACTAGCAATTGTTACCATTGGTGGTCTTTTGTCTGCTAAAGAGAAAAATGTGTTTGAGTGGCAGAGATTTAGTGAAAATCTAAGTTTTGAGCTAATGAAAGATACACATCTAATTGGGATAAAAGAAATTTTAGGCTTAAGTTACGATGATTTGCCTTACTCTCTCAAGTCATGCTTGTTGTATTTTGGAATATATCCAGAAGATTATGAAGTTAAATCAAAGAGAGTGATTCGACAGTGGATAGCGGAAGGATTTGTGAAGGAGGAAAGGGGGAAGACTTTGGAAGAAGTTGCAGAAGGATATTTAACAGAGTTGGTCCATAGAAGCTTGGTGCAAGTATCTTCAATAAGAATTGATGGAAAAGCTAAAGGTTGTCGTGTTCATGATCTAATACGTGATATGATCCTTGAAAAATTTGAGGAATTAAATTTTTGCAATCATATTAGTGAAGATGGACAATCATCCTTAAGTGGAACAGTTCGGCGGCTATCAATAACAACCACTTCCGATGATTTCATTGAGCGTATTGAAAGCTCACATGTTCGGTCAATACTTGtttttacaaataaaacatCAAATACGTTAGCGAAGAGAATTCCTGAAAAATGTAGGTGGTTGAAGGTTCTTGATTATGAACCTACTCCATTGTTTAACATTCCTGAGAAGTTTGGAAATTTGATCCACTTGAAGTATTTAAGTTTGGGGTATATAACAGCAGGTAAAATCCCAAACTCCATTGGCATGCTACAGAACCTGGAGACCTTGGATCTAAAGGCTACTAGTGTTAGTGAGTTGCCAAAAGGTATTAGCAAGCTTAGAAATTTAAGACATCTTATCGGCTCTGGACTGTCGTTGATTCAATTAAACAACGGTCTTGGAGAGATGACATCCCTACAAACTCTGTGTTATATTAATTTAGGTATGGATGGTGCTGCAGAGGTAATTAAAGAGTTAGGAAAGCTGAAGAAGATGCGTGAGTTGGGGTTGCTTAATGTTCGTAGAGAAGATTACAACGTTCTATCGTCCTCAATTAATGAAATGCAACACTTGGAGAAATTACATGTTAAACTAAGTTCTGCAACTAATGATGAATtcattgatttgaatttgatttcaCCACCAACTAAGCTTCGAAAACTTACACTACGTGGGAGGCTTCAGAAGTTACCAGAGTGGATTTTAGAGCTTCAAAATCTTGTTGTGTTGAGGTTGAAGCTTTCATGTTTAACTAAGGATCCAATGCAATCTCTAAAAAGTTTGCAACACTTGCTGATTCTTTCTATAGGAGTTGGTGCTTATGGAGGCTCACATTTGTATTTTCAAGATGGATGGTTTCAGAAACTAAAGGAACTGGATATTGGATCTTCGGATGAATTGAGAGAAATTATTATCGACAAAGGAACATTGTCTTCTTTGAAAAAACTTCAGTTATACGGACTCCCGAAACTGAAGAATATACCGACCGGCATCCAACACTTGGAGAAGCTTGAAGTTCTCCATATCAGGAGTATGCAAGTTGAATACTTGCAGCACAAGTCTCCGGAGGATTGGAATTGGATCATGGAGCATGTTCCCCTTGTAGAAATTTCTACCTCTGATGGAAATATTGTTCCAAACTCAAGGAGAT aa
- the LOC123918930 gene encoding disease resistance protein RPM1-like isoform X1 has product MAEIAVSLVVDQLLPLLREEAKLLRGVHKEFADIKDELESIQAFLKDADKRAVSAEGEGVKTWVKQVREVAFRIEDIIDDYLIQVGQKPRKPGCVDLVCKIKTMIPRRRIVSEIRDIKSSVREIKERSERYGFQRSLERGSSNDKWHDPRVAALYIEEGEVVGYEVQRERLIDWLIKGRDERTVVSVVGMGGQGKTTLAKKVFDSKNVIGHFDCRVWITVSQSYNVEGLLRDMLLKFYKQKGEDPPKDIFQMDRGSLTDEVRNYLQQKRYVIVFDDVWSVHFWDDIEFAIIDNKNGSKIFITTRNLDVVVSCKKSSFIEVLELQPLTQEQSLELFNKKAFRFDYSGFCPKELVSIAYEIVRKCKGLPLAIVTIGGLLSAKEKNVFEWQRFSENLSFELMKDTHLIGIKEILGLSYDDLPYSLKSCLLYFGIYPEDYEVKSKRVIRQWIAEGFVKEERGKTLEEVAEGYLTELVHRSLVQVSSIRIDGKAKGCRVHDLIRDMILEKFEELNFCNHISEDGQSSLSGTVRRLSITTTSDDFIERIESSHVRSILVFTNKTSNTLAKRIPEKCRWLKVLDYEPTPLFNIPEKFGNLIHLKYLSLGYITAGKIPNSIGMLQNLETLDLKATSVSELPKGISKLRNLRHLIGSGLSLIQLNNGLGEMTSLQTLCYINLGMDGAAEVIKELGKLKKMRELGLLNVRREDYNVLSSSINEMQHLEKLHVKLSSATNDEFIDLNLISPPTKLRKLTLRGRLQKLPEWILELQNLVVLRLKLSCLTKDPMQSLKSLQHLLILSIGVGAYGGSHLYFQDGWFQKLKELDIGSSDELREIIIDKGTLSSLKKLQLYGLPKLKNIPTGIQHLEKLEVLHIRSMQVEYLQHKSPEDWNWIMEHVPLVEISTSDGNIVPNSRR; this is encoded by the coding sequence ATGGCAGAAATTGCAGTGTCTTTAGTTGTAGACCAACTACTTCCACTGTTAAGGGAAGAAGCCAAGTTGTTGAGAGGTGTTCACAAGGAATTTGCAGATATTAAAGATGAACTGGAAAGCATCCAAGCCTTCCTTAAGGATGCGGATAAAAGAGCTGTTTCAGCTGAAGGTGAAGGAGTTAAAACATGGGTGAAGCAAGTTAGAGAAGTAGCTTTTCGCATAGAAGATATCATTGATGATTATTTGATCCAAGTAGGACAGAAGCCTCGTAAACCTGGATGTGTAGATTTAGTCTGTAAGATTAAAACTATGATCCCTCGTCGTCGAATAGTGTCTGAGATTCGAGATATTAAGTCATCTGTGCGTGAGATCAAGGAAAGAAGCGAAAGATATGGCTTTCAACGTTCTTTGGAAAGAGGATCGAGCAATGACAAATGGCATGACCCTCGAGTGGCTGCTCTTTACATTGAGGAAGGTGAAGTTGTTGGTTATGAAGTACAAAGAGAGAGGTTGATTGATTGGTTGATAAAGGGAAGAGATGAACGGACGGTAGTTTCTGTAGTTGGAATGGGAGGGCAAGGAAAAACCACTCTTGCTAAGAAAGTTTTTGACAGCAAGAATGTCATTGGACACTTTGATTGTCGTGTATGGATCACAGTGTCTCAATCGTATAATGTTGAAGGGTTGTTGAGGGACATGTTGCTAAAGTTTTACAAACAAAAAGGAGAAGATCCTCCTAAGGATATTTTTCAAATGGATCGAGGTTCATTAACCGATGAAGTGAGAAACTACTTGCAGCAAAAGAGGTACGTTATCGTGTTTGATGATGTTTGGAGTGTACATTTTTGGGATGATATTGAATTTGCTATAAttgataataaaaatggaaGTAAAATATTTATCACAACAAGGAACCTAGATGTTGTGGTGTCTTGTAAAAAATCTTCTTTCATTGAAGTGCTTGAGTTGCAACCATTAACTCAAGAACAGTCTTTGGAGTTGTTCAATAAGAAGGCATTTAGATTTGACTATAGTGGGTTTTGTCCAAAGGAGCTCGTTTCTATAGCTTATGAAATTGTTAGAAAATGTAAGGGTTTACCACTAGCAATTGTTACCATTGGTGGTCTTTTGTCTGCTAAAGAGAAAAATGTGTTTGAGTGGCAGAGATTTAGTGAAAATCTAAGTTTTGAGCTAATGAAAGATACACATCTAATTGGGATAAAAGAAATTTTAGGCTTAAGTTACGATGATTTGCCTTACTCTCTCAAGTCATGCTTGTTGTATTTTGGAATATATCCAGAAGATTATGAAGTTAAATCAAAGAGAGTGATTCGACAGTGGATAGCGGAAGGATTTGTGAAGGAGGAAAGGGGGAAGACTTTGGAAGAAGTTGCAGAAGGATATTTAACAGAGTTGGTCCATAGAAGCTTGGTGCAAGTATCTTCAATAAGAATTGATGGAAAAGCTAAAGGTTGTCGTGTTCATGATCTAATACGTGATATGATCCTTGAAAAATTTGAGGAATTAAATTTTTGCAATCATATTAGTGAAGATGGACAATCATCCTTAAGTGGAACAGTTCGGCGGCTATCAATAACAACCACTTCCGATGATTTCATTGAGCGTATTGAAAGCTCACATGTTCGGTCAATACTTGtttttacaaataaaacatCAAATACGTTAGCGAAGAGAATTCCTGAAAAATGTAGGTGGTTGAAGGTTCTTGATTATGAACCTACTCCATTGTTTAACATTCCTGAGAAGTTTGGAAATTTGATCCACTTGAAGTATTTAAGTTTGGGGTATATAACAGCAGGTAAAATCCCAAACTCCATTGGCATGCTACAGAACCTGGAGACCTTGGATCTAAAGGCTACTAGTGTTAGTGAGTTGCCAAAAGGTATTAGCAAGCTTAGAAATTTAAGACATCTTATCGGCTCTGGACTGTCGTTGATTCAATTAAACAACGGTCTTGGAGAGATGACATCCCTACAAACTCTGTGTTATATTAATTTAGGTATGGATGGTGCTGCAGAGGTAATTAAAGAGTTAGGAAAGCTGAAGAAGATGCGTGAGTTGGGGTTGCTTAATGTTCGTAGAGAAGATTACAACGTTCTATCGTCCTCAATTAATGAAATGCAACACTTGGAGAAATTACATGTTAAACTAAGTTCTGCAACTAATGATGAATtcattgatttgaatttgatttcaCCACCAACTAAGCTTCGAAAACTTACACTACGTGGGAGGCTTCAGAAGTTACCAGAGTGGATTTTAGAGCTTCAAAATCTTGTTGTGTTGAGGTTGAAGCTTTCATGTTTAACTAAGGATCCAATGCAATCTCTAAAAAGTTTGCAACACTTGCTGATTCTTTCTATAGGAGTTGGTGCTTATGGAGGCTCACATTTGTATTTTCAAGATGGATGGTTTCAGAAACTAAAGGAACTGGATATTGGATCTTCGGATGAATTGAGAGAAATTATTATCGACAAAGGAACATTGTCTTCTTTGAAAAAACTTCAGTTATACGGACTCCCGAAACTGAAGAATATACCGACCGGCATCCAACACTTGGAGAAGCTTGAAGTTCTCCATATCAGGAGTATGCAAGTTGAATACTTGCAGCACAAGTCTCCGGAGGATTGGAATTGGATCATGGAGCATGTTCCCCTTGTAGAAATTTCTACCTCTGATGGAAATATTGTTCCAAACTCAAGGAGATAA